The Euwallacea similis isolate ESF13 chromosome 25, ESF131.1, whole genome shotgun sequence DNA window TGATAATGGCAGTGGGTGTTAACGCTGCCATTTGGTGTGGCTTCCAAGTAAACCATGTGGACTTATCCCCAAAATTCTCAGGAATTCTCATGGGAATTGGCAATGGATGTTCTAATATATTCTCAATTATCTCACCAATGTTCGTGCAGTGGGTAGTACCTGATGAGGTACGGATGATTTCAGAAACCAAGTTCAGGAACCGTTATACATAGTGTATTCATCTAGAGCGACGCTTCGCAATGGAGGGTGATCTTTATCTTAGCAGCTGCTGTCTACGTTGTCTCTGATATCTTCTATCTCATCTACGCTCAAGCTGAACTACAATGGTGGGACAATGTAGGTGAAGGAGAGATTGACGAGAAAGGCAGTACAAGTACAGTACTTGCTCACgagattgaaaataaatattgacaAGGAGGAGCAATCttgataattttgttattgcaCATTTGTGACTTTAACCAAGTAACGTTTTTTTAggcaaaaaggaaaaacactTCAATTCGATAACCGAATTATATTGAATTCTCACTTAGCTTAGCACTTTTGTTTATATGAAACAataggtttttaaattataaagtaTTTACGATCGGACaagaaataaattggaatatttctcaaacatatacagggtgagtcataGCGGATCCGCCACAGAACAGGTGCGTGTAGGgaacttcaaaatattaagatttattgatttttttttctacggTTGATAATTGAGGAGATATTGACATCCCAAGTTTGCTcgtaaatttctaaaaaacagCATATTTCAGTAACGCGTCATCACAACGCAACCCAATTTggaacatgttttatttttatcaatatctTTAATTGGAAGAAATCTGAAATCGATAGATGTTCAATAATGGCTGGATTAGAGATAAAGTAAGGTCTAAAAGagtttggttttttttctgcaaaGTAACTCACAAACGGATAATGccatttaatagcaaatttatttctaaaacatttattCCCCCAtaaaatttgtggaaaatcttattacttttgataaaatcgcagTTTTGTAGAATAGAACAAACcaaatttgtataaattatttgtaatttgccTAACTCATGTAAGTGACATACATCCTAAATCTGGCATTTAATCAGCGCGATTTGGCTCAAAAATGGctagaaaattttcattgagtGAGAAAGTTGATGTGTAATCcctttaaattcttttaaatttggttttgttctATTCCACAAAACTgtgattttatcaaaaatgatagggttttcgacaaattttgaacttgaataaaagttataaaatatttttgctattAAATGGCGTTGCCCGTTTGTTAGTTATTTTACAGATtaaaaatcccaatttttttagacGATACCTTATCTCTAATCCAATCGTTATTGAACATTTGTCAATTTCACATTTCTACCAATTAAATATGTTGATaagaataaaacatatttcaaaattagttGTGTAGTGATGACGCATTACTGAATTATGctgttttttagaaatttccaagccAATTTCAGAAGTCGATATCTCCTCAACTATTAAccgtagaaaaaaatcatcgaCAAATCATCTTATTTTGAGGTCCCTTATACACACCTGATCCGTGTCGGTTCCATTATGACTAACCCTTTACATTCaatgaaattgctttttaaaatggaattttaccaCGGCTTACATGGcctgaaaatatttccaattgtagtatatttatgttaatttattgtttttagcattattttatataattttagcATTACTATTTGTCTCACTAATTGTAAAAAGCCGAAAAAGTGTTTCGTCTAATATAGGATTGACTCAAATCTAAGGAAATTATGCGAAAATGGTTCGaagaacttaataaataaaaaaaataaatttgagttCACGTCCAGGATCCATGCATCTATTCATTTTACCAATAagcttatattttttttctatttttaaatatacataaatgtgTTAAGAAGGCCTGCCTCTAGGAGGCTTCTATCGTAGTGTACATGGTATAATTTCCATGGCTGATGTATTTGCTGAAAATACCCAATTAGAAATTACGTGCTAGAACAGTTTTAATGTAATGATCGTACCTGATAAGtgcgaattttttaattattggttTTTTGAAGTAAATTGTATTTCTTGTTGTAAAATCCTTTTTTGGTGGTGCTGGCAGAGACTGTGCGCTTTAAGAACACCGCTACATCATAATAAGACTTAATGTCCCAACTGTCCTAATTTTACATTAACAGTTTGAATATATATCGGCTCACCGCTAGGTAGACCTTAGAACCCCCCACCAACGCAGTATTTTGGCGATTATTAACTGTGCATATCGAATGCGATATGATCAATATTTGAGTGTATTTGAGGTCTCtgaaatggaataaatttcttatatgttcaaataaatttatagtaATCGACACCCTTAATTTATATTCTTAATTCTCCAAGGTTATAGAATGAAGAAACGCATATTCCACCGGCAATAAGTCAAACAGTACCTACGAAATATCACGCGACCAAtcataacaataataaattacatgcAAGCAAGGTATTAGAATATGTAGGTAATGATGCTTGATATACATGTTATGTAGATTAAAAATGTGATACTAAATTATATACTGCAGAGattcatttcaattattatatcatataCACCCACAAGTATAGCTACTAGTAGTATGAggttgaaaatgaaataaaacgaccagtatttaaaatagaaaacataaaaaataagtcGTACATATGAGCAACCggcaaaaaatatcattatagTAACTACCTTGAATGGTAGTCATTCATTCACATGCAATGATGTCTAAGTTATgcctttaattaaatcaagacgataattttgtattgttaaatCAGCTCAATATCGGCAGGTGGGGCATTACAGTATTATTCTAACCATTTTCAGTGATAGCTAGTCACGTTTGCTTATACATTGCCTCAATCACCTATAgtgcaatattttcattagtCAATCAAACCATCCACTGATTTATCTTTGAACTATTATCCTAAGCTTTATGCTTATAGTGAAAAAAAAGGCTGTGAGTATTTATCCTCTTAATTCTGGGCAATTTTGTGCAAAAACTGTTTTGGCTAAACAGGTAGatataattcatataattttctaTAGCAGAAATTATGCACTTTACTGCGGATATGGGAAATGTCGATGGAGTTAACGAgtaaaaattggcaaaaaaacattgtacagtggaatgaaattttttattgaaaaatatgatttggAGAATTTGGTGCTGCAAAACCTCCGGAAATGTCTTCGATATACCAAGTGATGAACgtcgaaaacaaaataaaggtATGGAATCAGATATTGAGTTTCGAAGATTAGCTAGTTCTTTGTGGGTATTAGTTTAAGGaactttttcacttttatagGTCCCTATTTTGGCCACCGACATATCCAGATGATCTTGTATTTCCTCCTTTTAATGTACTCATATTGTATGAGATCAGTTTTGTCAGTGGCTATTGTGGCAATgaatgacaataatgacaatAGCACAgccgaaaataaaaagtttccgGTAATATGACGTTgtttctgaaagaaaaaactgCAGTAGTTTTTTATTCTACTAACACAGCATGTACATATTTctatagaaaattttcttctattaacaatcttttttcaaaatccgCGACCAAAcgattaacaattttaaagaagaaaaatcaaaacggTTTGCTTTTTGCATTGAAACGATATCGCATGATATTTTAGGTTTATCACTGGAACGACCAAGGCATAGTACTTTCAGCTTTCTTTTGGggatatattattttccaaattccaGCAGCGCAGATTGGCAAGAAGTATGGAATTAAATGGCTATTAGTAGGTAAGTCGCAGAATAACAGAGGCCAATTAAGAAAAGGATTTTGAAGAGCGTTGAAGGCAACTGAGCAAGAAAATTTGAGATATTGACGAACAGTAACATAATGTAGGCAGATAACTAATTTCATCTATTGtgattatttttagttactttttaactaaattaaatgatttgaaatataaaatcgtGGAAAGTAGTTACGACACaacaaatgcaaaaaacttaTTCTAAAAAGTATCGAAGATAATTCCCACCTTTTTTGGGTATACTAATACGATAAATTGGCGCGattttttctatcaaatttcattcattgaaataataaaatacacgtATATATAGTGTGATTTTCCGTATTTCATTCAGTGGATAACTTTGTGATTATCGGTTCTACGAAAAAATACTTAACAGATGAGTGTTACAAATCTCTAGTTTTGTTAAATGGATCACTCCATATTTTTTCCCTGATTCCATTTCCCTGATTTTTCGTTTTCtctgatttcaaaaatgctatttatatatttatctcTAGttgtttttcagatatttaagCTTAAGCATAGGGTAAATAACgagtaaataattattataggAGGTATAATTTCGTGCCTACTCAGATCTTAAACACATGAATCTAAGCATTATGACTATTgctaaaagttttttatttgattgtCAATGCATGGTGGCAAGCAGGTAAAAAATgcctacaaaaaaattaatgtttgggcTTAAATATCTGAGAAACAGCTAGAGacaaatgtataaataattatgaaaaaaatgggAAACTTTGTTATATTAATGCAAAGATTTTCAGAACACTGATAATAGCAGAAGTATacgttataaataataatttttaggtaAGATTCAAATACTCTTCActattacatacatatatgttttTAAGGCAGCACCATACTTGATTCCACATCGTGTATCTTAATCCCAGAAATGGCAAAGCAATTAGGCTCAAAGGGAGTCATGATATGCAGAGTTTTCCAAGGTTTAGCCCAAGGCTTTGTACTCCCATCAATCCACACCCTATTGAGTCATTGGGCTCCTCCGTGTGAAAGATCCAGAATTGGAACCTTCTCATATGCAGGTAAAATTCTCCATCCTCCCAACTTGGCAGTTTTGCTAAACATTATCCCATAGGTTCGGTATTTGGAAATATCATATCGTTGCCTTTAACTGGCCTAATCTGCTCCAGCTCAATGGGCTGGCCCTATGCTTTCTACCTTTGGGGAGCTTTCGGTCTAACATGGACTTTtctttggatattttttgGGTTTGATCGTCCAAGACACCATAATACTATATCGCAAAGAGAAAAAGATTATATTGAAGACAGTCTTGGACAAAGCCATGAGAAGGTAGATTCTTTGTATGCCTTTATgagcaaattttgaatgtttttttatctttagtgtttaaaaattccttggGCTGATATTATGAGTTCGTTGCCAGTTTGGGCGTTGATAATTGCCAATCTTGGAATCAACTGGGGGAGTTCAATATTACTAACCCAAACTCCGACTTATCTGAATAAAATCCTCAAATATGATATTACGTCGGTGTGTACTTGCCAGTTAGAACGTTCCTAGTTTCTGAAAGTTTCCTGATTATAGAATGCATCTCTATCAGCTGCCCCATATCTTGCAATGTGGGTTCTGTCATTTGTCTTCAGCACCACGTGTGATACCCTCATCAATAGAGAATTAATGAGTAGAGGAAATGCCAGGAAATTATTCCACAGCATTGGTAACCTTGGAATTCTTCAATACTACAAACCAACAAATACTCTGCAATATTGCAGGCACACTCTGCCCTGCTTTAGGGCTTCTTGGAATGGGCTTCATATCAGAAGGACAAGCTTACCTATCAGTAGCTATTCTGATATTTGTAGGAGCCTCCATTGGGGCAGGTTTTTGCGGGTTTCAAGTTAATCATCTCGACTTATCGCCTAACCATTCAGGGCTACTGATGGCCCTCAGTAATGGATGCACGAGCATTTTCTCCGTTATCTCCCCGGTAGTGGTGCATTTTGTAGTAACCGACCAAGTAGGAATATCATTTATTACATAGGAACCTTAATGAATATTCCTTCTCCTTTTAGTCAAACCAAAAACAATGGAGAATCATCTTCATCGTATCAGCTGCAGTTTACGCTTTAACAGACCTGTTCTTCGTAGCATTTGCATCGGGCACCGTTCAAGAATGGAATGATAAATTTGAAGATGTTGAAGTGGTTTCTAAGGACAAGCGACTGAAATAAgagtgttttaaataattcggAATCGttatgttatattttattatcatgtCCAAAGGAATACTTCTCTCAATCTCCGTAACAAGACGAACGTATTTGCTGTACGTGTGGGATGGACATTACGCCTCTGCTGAAATACCACTAAACATAAACGTGCAAATTTCACAGGTTTAAGTATCGCATTGAACTAAAAATTCGGTAACATTCtttgcataaaattatatattcaAAAGCTGTTTATATCGAGTGGTCACTAAATTACTTAACGTTCAAGCAATCCTTAGGTAATAGAGGCAAGCTGAGCTTACAAGTATCATAAAGCACTTCTTCATTGAAGGTGTGTCTTGTTGAAACATTCGCTTTATCTAGATAAAGGAACATTTAAGTAATTGCTGTTGAAAAATGTGAGAATTCTGTAGTCTGGGCGTAACCCAACTCGAGAGTGTTTTGAAATTAGGCTAAACATGAATCTATTTAACTCGTTTCGATCATTGGTTTCAGTGATATGTTCCTTGAATTAGTTGTTCAGAATGCGATTAATATTCCGTACTAATTAATTACGTATATAAACTGGTGGGACTTCGAAACGCACAATGAAAGGACAAAGTGTAGCAAGTAAAGTAAAAGTCAACTTGTAGCTCATGTCTCAGAAAATAAGAAAGATATTTAAATGCAGTAAACGTACTGAGATAGGTACGTTCTTCAACTATCGTACGAGCGTATTTGAAGGTCCACACATTGTGCAAGAAAACTTCTACCAAACTGCTAAAATTTATTCGATGCACAACTctccgaaaaaaaatctcacgCCATATCTTTGTATATTAGAGGAGAAACGGAATTCTTCTTCCGGTCAATAACATCTTTCAGGTTTCTACAGTGGTACACCCACGAATATTAGAGACCTAGACATATTTGGtcgattttcgaaatattcgtaaaaatgtaaaaaaaagtcaatatttctaataaaagaTTATTTCTATAAAACCAGGTACGATATCGATAATCGGCCAAAGATACCCCGAGCTATCATATTCCTCTGTATATGAACAatcaataaattcataaatttccGACCACATCCCGAGCCAAACAGCACTTGATTGCGATATCCACCGAAAAATCAGCGGTCTGTTCGGATCAGGTACCACCCACATGATGACGGTGGTTCCGAGAGCAAGGTGATCCGTAGGCCGCGAAGGTAAAGCTGTTCTCCACGATCGTCCGCCGATTGTTGTTAACACTTTGGTACGTCTTGGTCGGTACTAGAACAGGATCGAGTCTGATCGATAATACACCGCGTTTAAGTGCACACGTGCGTGCTTGGTACCCGTTTGTGAATGAGATTTATCTCGCGGTACGACCTTTGGTTCGGTTGTGAAGTCTTATCATTCATTGGTGATATTGATTTGTCTTTGGATATTATCGCTGGGTTGAAGAAAGGGGTTGTTTCAGGTAAGCAAAAACCATCCCAAACTGAAAAAGActgaacattttcaaaaatactcaACAAGCATTCGCTACTTTTGAGTTACATACACATATCTCTCACAAAGCATCACCGATATGATAATTGAAATTCAAGGCTGTTTAGTGATCTGCGAtggaatataataataatatgaaacAATATGTGTATTTTCATGAAATCTAAAAGGAATTTTACCATTCAGCAATGTCGTTGTATGGAATTTCCATTGGAGCACTAGCTATAATGACACTAATAATTACACATTAAAACATAACAAGAACCTCGGTTAAATTAGTCCCGGCTCATTGAAGTGGTACATGGTACAATTAAGATGTCTGAGCTGATTACAGCATGCAGATTATACTCTTACTGTGATGTCTGGCCTAGAAATATTATTGCCATACGGTAAAGGGTCACAACCATGATATGTTAAGCAgattcacattttatttataatactgTAATTAAATTACCACGTCCATTTCCAAAGCTTCTATcaaaaatttagttcattttaGTGGTAAAAGGTTTAAGCTAAGATTTTATTAACTGGTATGAATATTATGGGTAGTGCTggaattaaagtttttatgcCGAGAACGTTTCGCGTATCCTGTACGTTTGTTGTTTTCTAGACAATCAGCTAAAAACAAGTTTAacagaaaatctaaatttggAAACTTGTTGTACCTCAAAATGCTGTGGCGCTGTGCAGGTTCTCagcacaaacaaaaaaaattgaatttaaaaacaccaaaagaaaaaagaagcaGAGGAactaatttctgaaaattgttGAATCTGTAAACATTAAGAAACATCAGtagcatatttttatttagtattgATATGATTTCtctataatttgaaaaacataattt harbors:
- the LOC136416838 gene encoding LOW QUALITY PROTEIN: putative inorganic phosphate cotransporter (The sequence of the model RefSeq protein was modified relative to this genomic sequence to represent the inferred CDS: substituted 2 bases at 2 genomic stop codons), which codes for MILYFLLLMYSYCMRSVLSVAIVAMNDNNDNSTAENKKFPVYHWNDQGIVLSAFFWGYIIFQIPAAQIGKKYGIKWLLVEMAKQLGSKGVMICRVFQGLAQGFVLPSIHTLLSHWAPPCERSRIGTFSYAGSVFGNIISLPLTGLICSSSMGWPYAFYLWGAFGLTWTFLWIFFGFDRPRHHNTISQREKDYIEDSLGQSHEKVDSLYAFMSKFXMFFYLXCLKIPWADIMSSLPVWALIIANLGINWGSSILLTQTPTYLNKILKYDITSNASLSAAPYLAMWVLSFVFSTTCDTLINRELMSRGNARKLFHSIGTLCPALGLLGMGFISEGQAYLSVAILIFVGASIGAGFCGFQVNHLDLSPNHSGLLMALSNGCTSIFSVISPVVVHFVVTDQSNQKQWRIIFIVSAAVYALTDLFFVAFASGTVQEWNDKFEDVEVVSKDKRLK